A DNA window from Planctomycetia bacterium contains the following coding sequences:
- a CDS encoding protein kinase codes for MGVVLRRLRTTADRCGRDGGSVMHSLTSEQLAQAILDLELVAPLELETGFREAGGRGTSAEALGAALVRRELLTGYQIERLMRGDRRGFFYGRSTILYQVGAGSFARVFRAVDRDTGKIIAVKVLRSRHAKDIERQQAFRHEGEMGRLLRHPNIVAIEEVGAEHGSSYLTMEFVEGQTLRELVKLRGAVDLPRALDLIQQLAAGLEYAHRRGVTHRDLKASNVLVSSAGRAKLVDFGLAGIDETGDALLGRIDQPRTIDYAALEKLTGMQDDCARSDIFFFGTLAQLVLTGQPTLAETRDRSQRSDPGRFQRIVPLATRAPHLPRDVIETIGRMTLLDPLERWQTVADVRRAVEQLAEAHVGGGDASPAAALPSGGPAPTMKGTLMLVEPGETAQRSFREFFNALGYRVLVTGNPRRALTICDARNRSVDCLVLSSHALGNEAVEAFNALSADPAYATLPAVLVAGETQTAVDAMARVDALRRVTRLPIRKREFACLLEELLGAPRKPDPA; via the coding sequence ATGGGGGTGGTTCTCCGCCGCCTCCGCACGACTGCGGACCGCTGCGGCAGGGACGGCGGCAGCGTCATGCACTCACTCACATCGGAGCAACTCGCGCAGGCGATCCTCGACCTCGAACTCGTTGCACCGCTGGAGCTGGAGACCGGGTTCCGTGAGGCCGGGGGCCGCGGCACGTCGGCGGAGGCCCTCGGTGCGGCGCTCGTGCGTCGGGAGCTCCTCACCGGCTACCAGATCGAGCGGCTCATGCGCGGCGACCGGCGCGGATTCTTCTACGGTCGCAGCACGATCCTCTATCAGGTCGGGGCCGGGTCGTTCGCCCGCGTGTTTCGGGCCGTCGATCGGGACACCGGGAAGATCATCGCCGTCAAGGTGCTGCGCAGCCGGCACGCGAAAGACATCGAGCGGCAGCAGGCCTTTCGTCACGAGGGCGAGATGGGCCGCCTGCTCCGCCATCCCAACATCGTCGCCATCGAGGAGGTCGGCGCGGAGCATGGCAGCAGTTACCTGACGATGGAGTTCGTCGAGGGGCAGACGCTGCGCGAGCTGGTCAAGCTCCGGGGGGCGGTCGACCTGCCGCGGGCGCTCGACCTGATCCAACAGCTGGCCGCCGGGCTGGAGTACGCCCATCGGCGTGGTGTCACCCACCGCGACCTGAAAGCCTCCAACGTGCTCGTCTCGTCAGCGGGCCGGGCCAAGCTCGTTGATTTCGGCCTCGCCGGGATCGACGAGACCGGCGACGCCTTGCTGGGCCGGATCGATCAGCCGCGGACGATCGATTACGCGGCCCTCGAGAAGCTCACGGGGATGCAGGACGATTGCGCTCGCAGCGACATCTTCTTCTTCGGCACGCTGGCACAGCTCGTGCTCACGGGCCAGCCGACGCTGGCCGAAACCCGGGACCGCAGCCAGCGAAGCGACCCGGGTCGGTTCCAGAGGATCGTGCCGCTGGCGACCCGGGCGCCCCACCTGCCGCGGGACGTCATCGAAACGATTGGCCGGATGACGCTGCTCGATCCGCTGGAGCGCTGGCAGACGGTGGCCGACGTGCGCCGGGCCGTGGAGCAGCTGGCCGAAGCGCACGTCGGGGGGGGGGATGCGTCGCCGGCGGCGGCGCTGCCCTCCGGCGGCCCCGCGCCGACGATGAAGGGGACGCTGATGCTCGTCGAGCCGGGCGAGACCGCGCAGCGGTCCTTCCGGGAGTTTTTCAACGCCCTTGGCTATCGCGTCCTCGTCACGGGCAACCCGCGGCGTGCCCTGACGATATGCGACGCGCGGAACCGATCGGTCGACTGTCTCGTGCTCAGCAGTCACGCGTTGGGCAACGAGGCGGTCGAGGCCTTCAATGCGTTGTCGGCTGATCCTGCCTACGCCACTCTGCCCGCGGTGCTGGTGGCTGGGGAGACGCAGACAGCTGTCGATGCGATGGCGCGGGTCGACGCGTTGCGCCGGGTCACGCGGTTGCCGATCCGCAAGCGGGAGTTCGCCTGTCTGCTCGAGGAGTTGCTCGGCGCGCCGCGCAAGCCCGATCCGGCGTGA
- a CDS encoding Rrf2 family transcriptional regulator: MRLSARTEYAAIAALELARHWQAEEPVRIREICAAQGVPARFLVHILLRLKHAGIVASVRGAAGGYRLARHPEEITLEDLRVAIEGPGTDVAPVSVALGQRSRLAGLLVETWEAAARAEADVLRGTTLADLTARCRSGDAMYYI; encoded by the coding sequence ATGCGACTGTCCGCCCGCACCGAGTATGCCGCCATCGCCGCGCTGGAACTGGCCCGGCACTGGCAGGCGGAGGAGCCGGTGAGGATCCGCGAAATCTGCGCGGCGCAGGGCGTGCCGGCCCGGTTCCTCGTCCACATCCTGCTCCGGCTCAAGCACGCCGGCATCGTGGCCAGCGTCCGCGGCGCGGCTGGCGGCTACCGTCTCGCCCGGCATCCGGAGGAGATCACGCTCGAGGACCTGCGCGTGGCAATCGAGGGGCCGGGCACGGACGTGGCCCCGGTCAGCGTCGCGCTTGGGCAGCGGTCGCGGCTGGCGGGGCTGCTGGTCGAGACGTGGGAAGCGGCAGCCCGCGCGGAGGCGGATGTTCTCCGCGGCACCACGCTCGCCGACCTCACGGCCCGCTGCCGGTCCGGCGATGCGATGTATTACATCTGA
- a CDS encoding carbohydrate kinase produces MARSVALAVDLGASGGRVLSGAFDGRILELEELHRFDNQPLPFGGRLVWDLPLLWREVVAGLRLAAQRHGRAVASVGVDTWGVDFAFLGADGDLLANPLCYRDPQTRGMLAAAERTVPRADIFAATGLQFMEINSLYQLLAMQARGSTALASAARLLMIPDLFHWLLSGEASNERTNASTTQCFDPRTGDWAFPLLERFGLPRLIFAPIAAPGTSLGGLRREVAEETGLAGVRVLLPGTHDTASAVAAVPALDPPSSRPDWCYVSLGTWALVGAELDQPLITPACLAHNFTNEAGVGGTTRLLKNVCGLWLVQQCRAAWQREGKGWTWDQLTALAAEAAPLRTIIDPDHPALVAPADMPAAIRILARETGEPVPETTAAVVRTALESVAAAIRRTLGRLDALLGRRVGTVHVVGGGVRNRLLCQMIADATGRPVIAGPVEATAIGNLLVQVAAREGAVDLRALRAIVRDSFELDRYEPGDAGAWQARLGG; encoded by the coding sequence ATGGCGCGCAGCGTCGCATTGGCGGTCGATCTCGGGGCGTCCGGAGGCAGGGTGCTGTCGGGCGCGTTCGACGGACGGATCCTGGAACTCGAGGAACTCCACCGCTTCGACAACCAGCCGCTGCCGTTCGGCGGCCGCCTCGTCTGGGACCTGCCGCTCCTGTGGCGCGAGGTGGTGGCCGGCCTGCGGCTGGCGGCGCAGCGGCACGGCCGCGCCGTCGCCAGCGTCGGCGTCGATACCTGGGGCGTGGACTTCGCCTTTCTGGGCGCCGACGGCGACCTGCTCGCCAATCCGCTCTGCTACCGCGACCCGCAGACGCGCGGCATGCTCGCCGCGGCGGAGCGGACCGTGCCGCGGGCCGACATCTTCGCCGCCACGGGGCTGCAGTTCATGGAGATCAACTCTCTCTACCAGCTGCTGGCGATGCAGGCGCGCGGGTCGACGGCGCTGGCCTCCGCCGCCCGGCTGCTGATGATCCCCGACCTGTTCCATTGGCTTCTCAGTGGCGAGGCATCGAACGAGCGGACCAACGCCTCCACCACGCAGTGCTTCGATCCGCGCACGGGCGACTGGGCGTTTCCGCTCCTCGAGCGATTCGGCCTGCCGCGGCTGATCTTCGCACCGATCGCCGCGCCGGGCACGAGCCTCGGCGGCCTGCGGCGCGAGGTCGCGGAGGAGACCGGTCTGGCCGGAGTCCGCGTCCTCCTCCCCGGCACGCACGACACGGCCAGCGCCGTGGCAGCCGTGCCGGCCCTCGACCCGCCGAGCAGCCGGCCCGACTGGTGCTACGTCAGCCTCGGCACCTGGGCGCTGGTGGGCGCCGAACTCGACCAACCGCTGATCACGCCCGCGTGCCTGGCCCACAACTTCACCAACGAGGCCGGCGTCGGCGGCACCACCCGGCTCTTGAAGAACGTCTGCGGCCTGTGGCTCGTGCAGCAGTGCCGGGCCGCCTGGCAGCGCGAGGGGAAGGGTTGGACCTGGGACCAGCTCACGGCGCTGGCAGCAGAGGCCGCCCCGCTGCGCACCATCATCGATCCCGATCACCCCGCCCTCGTCGCCCCGGCCGACATGCCGGCCGCGATCCGCATTCTGGCCCGGGAGACGGGGGAACCGGTGCCGGAGACGACGGCCGCCGTCGTGCGCACGGCGCTGGAGAGCGTGGCTGCCGCGATCCGCCGGACGCTCGGCCGGCTCGACGCCCTGCTCGGTCGCCGGGTCGGCACCGTCCACGTGGTCGGCGGCGGCGTCCGCAACCGGCTCCTCTGCCAGATGATCGCCGATGCCACCGGCCGACCGGTCATCGCCGGCCCCGTCGAGGCCACGGCGATCGGCAACCTCCTCGTCCAGGTCGCGGCCCGCGAGGGGGCCGTCGACCTGCGGGCGCTGCGGGCGATCGTTCGCGACAGCTTCGAGCTCGATCGCTACGAGCCCGGCGACGCCGGCGCCTGGCAGGCACGGCTCGGCGGCTGA
- a CDS encoding ABC transporter ATP-binding protein, with the protein MHYFLRALREAAKNWPLLAAAMLCSAAVAALWSANIAALHPIIEVTLKGESLQSWNGREVAAARERIEGANAERTAVQARLAGAEGGGAELATDRNRLALLEQKQAADGRVVAWGEWLGPWLDRLLPIDPFKTVLVVVAFVVFSTVLKHVLLLTGTMLVSWVAMDISRTIRAKVFDKALELDRAQFMRQGSAGFMAQVTHTADMLASGITTVYGGAITEPLKILGCLGGAFIVSWRLTLACLTLAPVVGFLMVWLNRRIRGVSKSILARSRGFHHVLLEALNNVLTVQAYTMEDFERQRFRTCTGDMMRTGMWHAFYHALANPITEILGIGMVATSIAVGAWLVINQETKIFGITMTDQPMTVSGIMVFFGLLIGASDPVRKLSAVITGFNMGIVGAQGLYPLLDTPSKLSEASAPRALPSPHREIRLDGVSFSYDGIDTVLRDVNVSIAFGERVAIVGPNGGGKSTLVNLICRFYDPTQGRVLLDGVPLTDLALRDLRRRIALVTQQTELFNESILYNIRYGRWEASDEEIEAAARQAHAHEFIADFPEGYRTMVGPNGFRLSGGQRQRIALARAFLRDAEILVLDEATSQIDVESERLIHEALAAYVENRTVIMITHRASTLALANSILEVEHGTVRKRPAAQQRAA; encoded by the coding sequence ATGCACTATTTTCTCCGCGCCCTCCGCGAAGCGGCCAAGAATTGGCCGCTGCTGGCCGCCGCCATGCTCTGCTCGGCGGCAGTCGCGGCCCTGTGGAGCGCGAATATCGCGGCCCTGCACCCGATCATCGAGGTGACCCTCAAGGGGGAATCGCTGCAGTCCTGGAACGGGCGCGAGGTCGCCGCCGCCCGCGAGCGGATCGAGGGGGCCAACGCCGAGCGCACGGCGGTCCAGGCCCGCCTCGCCGGCGCGGAGGGCGGCGGAGCGGAACTCGCCACTGACCGCAACCGTCTGGCACTCCTGGAGCAGAAGCAGGCGGCCGACGGCCGGGTCGTCGCCTGGGGCGAGTGGCTCGGCCCGTGGCTCGATCGCCTGCTGCCGATCGACCCCTTCAAGACCGTGCTCGTGGTCGTGGCCTTCGTGGTCTTCAGCACCGTCCTCAAGCACGTGCTCCTGCTCACCGGGACGATGCTCGTCAGTTGGGTGGCGATGGACATCAGCCGCACCATCCGTGCCAAGGTCTTCGACAAGGCGCTGGAACTCGACCGGGCGCAGTTCATGCGCCAGGGATCGGCGGGCTTCATGGCCCAGGTAACGCACACCGCCGACATGCTCGCCAGCGGCATCACCACGGTGTATGGCGGCGCGATCACCGAGCCGCTGAAGATCCTCGGCTGCCTGGGGGGGGCGTTCATCGTCTCCTGGCGGCTGACACTGGCCTGCCTGACGCTGGCCCCCGTCGTCGGCTTCCTGATGGTCTGGCTCAACCGGCGCATCCGCGGGGTCTCGAAGAGCATCCTCGCCCGCTCCCGCGGCTTCCATCACGTCCTCCTCGAGGCTCTCAACAACGTCCTGACCGTGCAGGCCTACACCATGGAGGACTTCGAGCGGCAGCGGTTCCGCACCTGCACCGGCGACATGATGCGGACCGGGATGTGGCACGCCTTCTACCACGCCCTCGCCAACCCGATCACGGAGATCCTCGGCATCGGCATGGTGGCGACGTCGATCGCCGTGGGGGCATGGCTGGTCATCAACCAGGAGACGAAGATCTTCGGCATCACGATGACCGACCAGCCGATGACCGTGTCGGGCATCATGGTGTTCTTCGGCCTGTTGATCGGGGCCAGCGATCCGGTCCGCAAGCTGTCCGCCGTGATCACCGGGTTCAACATGGGGATCGTCGGCGCCCAGGGGCTGTATCCGCTCCTCGACACACCGTCGAAGCTCAGCGAGGCGTCCGCGCCGCGGGCGCTCCCCTCGCCGCACCGGGAGATCCGACTCGACGGCGTGTCGTTCAGCTACGACGGCATCGACACCGTGCTCCGCGATGTGAACGTCTCGATCGCCTTCGGGGAGCGGGTGGCGATCGTCGGCCCCAACGGTGGCGGCAAGAGCACGCTCGTGAACCTGATCTGCCGGTTCTACGACCCCACCCAGGGCCGCGTCCTCCTCGACGGCGTGCCGCTCACAGATCTCGCCCTGCGCGACCTGCGCCGGCGGATCGCCCTCGTCACGCAGCAGACCGAGCTGTTCAACGAGTCGATCCTCTACAACATCCGCTACGGCCGCTGGGAGGCCAGCGACGAGGAGATCGAGGCGGCGGCCCGCCAGGCCCATGCCCACGAGTTCATCGCCGACTTCCCCGAGGGCTACCGGACGATGGTCGGCCCCAATGGCTTCCGTCTCTCCGGCGGCCAACGGCAGCGGATCGCGCTGGCCCGGGCGTTTCTGCGGGATGCGGAGATCCTCGTCCTCGACGAGGCGACGAGCCAGATCGACGTGGAGAGCGAGCGGCTGATCCACGAGGCGCTCGCCGCCTACGTCGAGAACCGGACCGTGATCATGATCACCCACCGGGCGAGCACGCTCGCCCTCGCCAACTCGATCCTCGAGGTCGAGCACGGCACGGTGCGGAAGCGGCCGGCGGCCCAGCAGCGGGCCGCCTGA
- the folD gene encoding bifunctional protein FolD, whose protein sequence is MSGPATLLDGRALATRIESDLRAEVGTFAAMFARKPRLVVVLVGELAASASYVKSKAAAAARVGIDAEVVPVPVTATTDELVALVTSLAAEESGPADGILVQLPLPPHVDMVKVLDAVPPDRDVDGFHPENAGLLSQGRPRFVPCTAAGVQRMLIDAGIETAGRHAVIVGRSDIVGKPLALLLAGKGRGGDATVTIAHSRSHDLAAITRQADILVAAVGRPGLITADMVKPGAAVVDVGINRVAGRLVGDVAFESVRGVAGWISPVPGGVGPLTVAMLIANTLLAAELRLGAARG, encoded by the coding sequence ATGAGCGGGCCGGCCACGCTGCTCGACGGCCGGGCGCTGGCGACGCGGATCGAGTCGGACCTGCGGGCCGAGGTCGGGACATTCGCCGCGATGTTCGCCCGCAAGCCGCGGCTCGTCGTCGTCCTCGTGGGGGAACTCGCCGCCAGCGCCTCGTATGTGAAGAGCAAGGCGGCCGCCGCGGCCCGTGTCGGCATCGACGCCGAGGTGGTGCCGGTGCCGGTCACGGCGACGACCGACGAGCTCGTGGCCCTCGTGACGTCGCTGGCCGCCGAGGAGTCGGGGCCGGCCGACGGGATCCTCGTGCAGCTCCCCCTCCCCCCCCACGTCGACATGGTGAAAGTCCTCGACGCGGTGCCCCCCGATCGCGATGTGGACGGCTTCCATCCGGAGAACGCCGGGCTCCTCTCGCAGGGGCGACCGCGGTTCGTCCCCTGCACGGCCGCGGGCGTGCAGCGGATGCTGATCGACGCCGGGATCGAGACCGCCGGCCGACATGCGGTGATCGTCGGCCGCAGCGACATCGTGGGCAAGCCGCTCGCCCTGCTCCTCGCCGGGAAGGGCCGCGGCGGCGACGCCACGGTGACCATCGCCCACAGCCGCTCGCATGACCTGGCGGCGATCACCCGGCAGGCCGACATTCTCGTGGCGGCGGTCGGCAGGCCGGGCCTGATCACGGCCGACATGGTCAAGCCCGGGGCGGCGGTCGTGGACGTGGGAATCAACCGTGTCGCCGGCCGGCTCGTCGGCGACGTCGCCTTCGAGTCCGTCCGCGGGGTCGCCGGCTGGATCAGCCCGGTGCCCGGGGGCGTCGGCCCACTGACCGTGGCGATGCTCATCGCCAACACGCTGCTGGCGGCCGAACTGCGGCTGGGGGCGGCCCGGGGCTGA